Proteins co-encoded in one Verrucomicrobiota bacterium genomic window:
- a CDS encoding Na+ dependent nucleoside transporter domain protein has product MHLLIGALGIVVLISCAWALSYDRKKFPWRIVIAGISLQVVFGALILNTTPGRAFFDFFNTAVTKFISFAGKGTGMVFGPLADGDLLGKSWGPQNSVIFAVLVAGTIILVSAVSSFLYHYGLLQVVVRGVAWVMQRVMRTSGSESLSAAANIFMGQTEAPLVIKPYLPGMTRSEILAMMIGGMATIAGGVLAVYVSFGVDAGHLLTASVMNAPAGLLMAKILLPESEASPTASGAHADVPRETVNGLDALCVGAGDGMKLAINVIAMLIAFVALVYAANYLVSLPQEWAQVQQPVTIQKFLGWVNAPFAFLMGIPWKDCTAVGQVFGERIVLNEFIAYLTLTGEPIKGAIEPRSFNIAAYAICGFANFSSIAIQIGGIGSLAPGRRGDLAKLGLRAMAGGLLATYLTGTIAGILMK; this is encoded by the coding sequence ATGCACCTCCTCATTGGCGCCCTCGGCATCGTCGTGCTCATCTCCTGCGCCTGGGCGCTTTCGTATGACCGGAAGAAGTTCCCGTGGCGCATCGTCATCGCGGGCATCTCGCTTCAGGTCGTGTTCGGCGCGCTGATCCTCAACACGACGCCGGGGCGCGCCTTCTTCGACTTCTTCAACACCGCAGTCACGAAGTTCATCAGCTTCGCGGGCAAAGGCACCGGGATGGTGTTCGGCCCGCTGGCGGACGGCGACCTGCTCGGCAAGTCGTGGGGCCCGCAGAATTCCGTGATCTTCGCCGTGCTCGTCGCGGGCACGATCATCCTCGTGTCGGCCGTGTCGTCGTTCCTGTATCACTACGGCCTCCTGCAGGTCGTGGTGCGCGGCGTGGCGTGGGTGATGCAACGCGTGATGCGGACCAGCGGCAGCGAGAGCCTCTCGGCCGCGGCGAACATCTTCATGGGCCAGACCGAGGCGCCGCTCGTCATCAAGCCGTATCTCCCCGGCATGACGCGCAGCGAAATCCTCGCGATGATGATCGGCGGCATGGCCACCATCGCCGGCGGCGTGCTCGCCGTTTATGTGAGCTTCGGCGTGGACGCGGGCCACCTGCTCACTGCCTCGGTGATGAACGCGCCCGCAGGGCTGCTGATGGCCAAGATTCTCCTGCCGGAATCCGAGGCCAGCCCCACGGCGTCCGGCGCGCACGCGGATGTCCCGCGCGAGACGGTGAACGGGCTCGACGCGCTGTGCGTCGGCGCGGGCGACGGCATGAAACTCGCGATCAATGTCATCGCGATGCTCATCGCGTTCGTCGCCCTCGTTTACGCGGCGAACTACCTCGTGTCCCTCCCGCAGGAATGGGCGCAGGTGCAGCAGCCGGTCACCATCCAGAAGTTCCTCGGCTGGGTGAACGCGCCGTTTGCGTTCCTGATGGGCATTCCGTGGAAGGACTGCACGGCAGTCGGGCAGGTCTTCGGCGAACGCATCGTGCTCAACGAATTCATCGCGTATCTCACGCTCACCGGCGAGCCGATCAAGGGCGCCATCGAGCCGCGCAGCTTTAACATCGCCGCCTACGCCATCTGCGGGTTTGCGAATTTCAGCAGCATCGCCATCCAGATCGGCGGCATCGGCTCGCTCGCTCCCGGGCGCCGGGGCGACCTCGCCAAGCTCGGCCTTCGCGCCATGGCGGGCGGCCTGCTCGCGACGTATCTCACCGGCACCATCGCCGGGATTCTGATGAAGTGA
- a CDS encoding Gfo/Idh/MocA family oxidoreductase gives MNRRHFLAATGNAALLAGFNARAAEPSKSTPRIRVGQIGTGHAHADGQMAAMRKSPDFEVVGFVEPDERLRAVRALEKNPAYQGVPMMTEEQLLNTPGLKMVAVETEVKDLLAVGARCVKAGMHIHLDKPAGESLPQFKALLDEATRRGLTVKMGYMFRYNPAFELCFRAVREGWLGRVFSIETVISKASGAGDRNKLLPYRGGTMFELGCHVIDAVVTVLGRPQKVTAFARHSGNFKDDLLDNQLAVLDYPNATVTVRSALVEVDGGARRQFVVCGDAGTFDIRPLEPPKARLALAQPRGDFKKGYQDVSFPNLPRYEADFADFAKVIRGEKKFGWPPAHDLATQETVLLASGLPVA, from the coding sequence ATGAACCGCCGCCATTTCCTCGCAGCCACTGGCAACGCCGCACTGCTCGCCGGTTTCAACGCGCGCGCCGCGGAGCCTTCCAAGTCCACGCCGCGCATCCGCGTCGGGCAGATTGGCACCGGCCACGCGCACGCCGACGGGCAGATGGCCGCGATGCGCAAGTCGCCGGACTTCGAGGTGGTCGGCTTCGTCGAACCCGACGAACGCCTCCGAGCCGTGCGCGCGCTCGAGAAAAACCCGGCCTACCAGGGCGTGCCGATGATGACGGAGGAGCAGTTGCTCAACACGCCGGGGCTGAAGATGGTCGCCGTGGAGACCGAGGTGAAGGACCTGCTCGCCGTGGGCGCGCGCTGTGTGAAGGCCGGCATGCACATTCATCTGGACAAGCCCGCGGGTGAGTCGCTGCCGCAGTTCAAGGCGCTGCTCGACGAGGCGACCCGGCGCGGACTCACGGTCAAGATGGGCTACATGTTCCGCTACAATCCCGCGTTCGAATTGTGCTTCCGCGCCGTGCGCGAGGGCTGGCTCGGACGCGTCTTTTCCATCGAGACGGTCATCAGCAAGGCCAGCGGCGCGGGCGACCGGAACAAGCTGCTGCCGTATCGCGGCGGAACCATGTTCGAGCTGGGTTGCCACGTGATTGACGCGGTGGTGACGGTGCTGGGCCGCCCGCAGAAAGTCACCGCCTTCGCGCGCCACAGCGGCAACTTCAAGGACGACCTGCTCGACAACCAGCTCGCCGTGCTCGATTACCCGAACGCCACCGTCACCGTCCGCAGCGCCTTGGTCGAAGTGGACGGCGGCGCGCGGCGGCAGTTCGTGGTGTGCGGCGACGCCGGCACGTTCGACATCCGCCCGCTCGAGCCGCCGAAGGCGCGCCTCGCACTGGCGCAGCCGCGCGGCGACTTCAAGAAAGGTTATCAGGATGTGAGCTTTCCCAACCTGCCGCGATACGAGGCGGATTTCGCGGACTTCGCGAAGGTCATCCGCGGCGAGAAGAAGTTCGGATGGCCGCCCGCGCACGACCTCGCGACACAGGAGACGGTGTTGCTCGCGAGCGGGCTGCCGGTGGCGTAG
- the argS gene encoding arginine--tRNA ligase, producing MLHRELQRELRRAVAAALPDADVSSVLVRPCPDARFGDYQCNALIGLAKQRKLNPRQLAADVQSRLDVARWCEPVEIAGAGFLNFRLKPDAIGAALASAARGDHLFFGRAAHPRTVVIDFSSPNVAKPMHVGHIRSTILGDCLARVLRLLGHRVVTDNHIGDWGTQFGMLLLGWKRELNRAALAADPIAELERIYKSVNAACDADPAVREAAKTELVKLQSGDPENLVVWREMIRLSQAQFDTIYARLGVKFDHTLGESFYNPQLRGVVDALLAGGLARESEGAVCVFSDGTRPPKDDPFQIQRDGQWHPNPQLIQKSDGGFNYSTTDLATLAHRLATWHPEEIIYVTDGRQQLHFQQLFQTFRRWHPNEDVRLAHVWFGSILGEDGRPFKARSGESVKLADLLDEAEERALKVVTEKNPELPDATRRGIARVVGIGAVKYADLLPNRQTDYVFSWDRMLSLSGNTAPYLQYASTRVRSIFRKGGADAESGMRSAECTLTEPAEFALARRLLNFGLTLEAVADEYRPNFLCNYLYELAGEFTRFYEACPVLKAGGAVREARLALCGLTGRVLEQGLAALGIESPEQM from the coding sequence ATGCTGCACCGGGAACTTCAACGCGAACTCCGGCGCGCCGTCGCCGCGGCGCTGCCGGACGCGGACGTTTCGTCCGTGCTCGTGCGCCCGTGCCCGGACGCGAGGTTCGGCGACTACCAGTGCAACGCGCTCATCGGCCTCGCGAAGCAGCGCAAGCTCAACCCGCGCCAGCTCGCCGCCGACGTGCAGTCGAGGCTCGATGTCGCGCGCTGGTGCGAGCCGGTCGAGATTGCAGGCGCGGGGTTCCTGAACTTCCGGCTCAAACCCGACGCGATCGGCGCGGCGCTCGCCTCCGCGGCGCGCGGCGACCACCTGTTTTTCGGGCGCGCTGCGCACCCGCGCACGGTCGTCATCGACTTCAGCTCGCCGAACGTGGCCAAGCCGATGCACGTCGGCCACATCCGCTCGACGATCCTCGGCGATTGCCTCGCGCGCGTGCTGCGCCTGCTCGGTCACCGCGTCGTGACCGACAACCACATCGGCGACTGGGGCACGCAATTCGGCATGCTGTTGCTCGGATGGAAGCGCGAGCTCAACCGCGCCGCGCTCGCCGCCGACCCGATCGCCGAGCTTGAGCGCATTTACAAGTCGGTCAATGCCGCGTGCGACGCCGACCCCGCCGTGCGCGAGGCGGCGAAGACGGAGTTGGTGAAACTCCAATCCGGCGACCCGGAAAACCTCGTCGTCTGGCGCGAGATGATCCGGCTCTCGCAGGCGCAGTTCGACACGATCTACGCGCGGCTCGGAGTGAAGTTCGACCACACGCTCGGCGAGAGCTTTTACAATCCGCAACTCCGCGGCGTGGTGGACGCGCTGCTCGCGGGCGGACTCGCGCGCGAGAGCGAGGGCGCGGTGTGCGTGTTCTCGGACGGCACGCGGCCGCCAAAGGACGATCCGTTTCAGATCCAGCGCGACGGCCAGTGGCATCCGAACCCGCAGCTCATTCAGAAGAGCGACGGCGGCTTCAACTACTCCACGACCGACCTCGCGACCCTCGCGCACCGGCTCGCCACGTGGCACCCGGAGGAGATCATCTACGTCACCGACGGCCGGCAGCAGCTCCACTTCCAGCAACTGTTTCAAACCTTCCGCCGCTGGCACCCGAACGAGGACGTGCGGCTCGCGCACGTGTGGTTCGGTTCGATCCTTGGCGAGGATGGCCGGCCCTTCAAGGCGCGCTCCGGCGAATCGGTGAAACTCGCCGACTTGCTCGACGAGGCCGAGGAACGCGCGCTCAAGGTCGTCACCGAGAAGAATCCCGAGCTCCCCGATGCCACGCGGCGCGGGATCGCGCGCGTGGTTGGCATCGGCGCGGTGAAATACGCGGACCTGCTGCCGAACCGGCAGACGGACTACGTGTTCAGTTGGGACCGCATGCTTTCGCTCAGCGGCAACACCGCGCCGTATCTGCAATACGCCTCGACCCGCGTCCGCAGCATCTTCCGCAAGGGAGGTGCCGACGCGGAATCCGGAATGCGGAGTGCCGAATGCACGCTGACCGAGCCCGCGGAATTCGCGCTTGCGAGGCGCCTGCTCAACTTCGGTCTGACACTCGAGGCGGTGGCGGACGAATACCGGCCGAACTTCCTCTGCAATTACCTCTACGAGCTCGCGGGCGAGTTCACGCGCTTTTACGAGGCGTGCCCGGTGCTCAAGGCCGGGGGCGCGGTGCGCGAGGCGCGGCTTGCGTTGTGCGGTCTCACCGGCCGCGTGCTCGAACAGGGCCTCGCCGCTCTCGGCATCGAGTCGCCGGAACAGATGTGA
- a CDS encoding peptidase — protein sequence MNAHLAFARVLPVLLALSLVRFAPEAAAQKLTSPKEFLGHAIGDDYFLANYTQLTNYWARLDRESDRLKVVRIGTTEEGRPMFMSIVTSPANHRRLARFKEASAKLARAEISEKEARKLADEGRAVVWIDGGLHASEILCAQVLIETAWQLVSGRDAETQRFLDDCIVLLVHANPDGMDLCSDWYMRATNPTNRSLAGLPRLYQKYIGHDNNRDFYASTQAETKAMNRVMYREWFPQMVYNHHQTGPPGTVLFCPPFRDPFNYHVHPLVVSGIDAVGAAMMNRFLAENKPGATTRSGARYSTWWNGGLRTTAYFHNMIGILTETIGSPTPMQIPFNPSLQLPRADYIAPIAPQTWHFRQSVDYSVTANKGILDYASRHRAQLLWNFYKMGRDAIARGKGDSWTITPRRVEAAKAARAGGPRASGAEEFEKSFRAPAQRDARAYVVPSSQGDFPTATKFINALIETGVKVQRAAKPFDVAGRSYPAGSYVVPCAQAFRAHVVDLFEPQDHPNDFAYPGAPPTPPYDSAGWTLAFQMGVKFDRVFEEVDGLFEPLDDVVPPPPAPVLDEKGAVGFFLHMRANDSIRAVNRLLAAGEEVRRLREPFTAEGFRHPAGMFFITRRDSTQPLLQKTARELGTRFTGSKEAPASEAVLLRPPRIALWDRYGGSMPSGWTRWILEQFEFPFKVVFPPELDAGGLGEKFDVLVLVDGAMPGFAGTAGSNTNRATAPAATGDAQPPDTGGSLSEQSIPAEFRGRRGSITTTRTVPQLKRFLEDGGTILAIGSSTRLARDLGLPVRNHLAEKRDDGREVALTREKFFVPGSVLEARLDTTHPLTWGMEERVDMMFVQSPVMKLDDGASAGGLRRVAWFDSAAPLRSGWAWGQQHLKDGVAVAEARVGRGRLVLYGPEVLFRAQPHGTFKLVFNGLIGSVMDGGD from the coding sequence ATGAACGCCCATCTCGCCTTCGCGCGCGTCCTTCCCGTCCTGCTTGCACTCAGCCTCGTCAGGTTCGCGCCGGAAGCCGCGGCCCAGAAGCTCACGTCCCCGAAGGAATTCCTCGGCCACGCCATCGGCGACGACTACTTTCTGGCCAACTACACGCAGCTCACGAACTACTGGGCGCGGCTCGATCGCGAGTCGGACCGGCTCAAGGTCGTGCGCATCGGCACCACGGAGGAAGGGCGGCCGATGTTCATGTCCATCGTCACGTCGCCGGCGAACCACCGGCGGCTTGCGAGATTCAAGGAGGCTTCCGCCAAGCTCGCGCGCGCCGAGATTTCCGAGAAGGAGGCCCGCAAGCTCGCCGACGAGGGCCGCGCGGTGGTGTGGATTGATGGCGGCCTGCACGCGAGCGAAATCCTCTGCGCGCAGGTGCTCATCGAGACGGCGTGGCAGCTCGTGAGCGGGCGCGACGCGGAGACGCAGCGTTTTCTGGACGACTGCATCGTGCTGCTCGTCCACGCGAATCCCGACGGAATGGACCTCTGCTCCGACTGGTATATGCGCGCGACGAACCCGACGAACCGCTCGCTCGCCGGCCTGCCGCGCCTCTACCAGAAATACATCGGGCACGACAACAACCGCGACTTCTACGCGAGCACGCAGGCGGAGACCAAGGCGATGAACCGCGTGATGTATCGCGAGTGGTTTCCGCAGATGGTTTACAACCATCACCAGACGGGGCCGCCGGGCACGGTGCTGTTCTGCCCGCCGTTCCGCGACCCGTTCAACTACCACGTGCACCCGCTTGTCGTCAGCGGCATTGACGCCGTGGGCGCGGCGATGATGAACCGCTTCCTCGCGGAGAACAAACCCGGCGCGACGACGCGTTCGGGCGCGCGCTATTCGACGTGGTGGAACGGCGGCCTGCGCACGACCGCGTATTTTCACAACATGATCGGCATCCTCACCGAGACCATCGGCAGCCCGACGCCGATGCAAATTCCGTTCAACCCATCGCTCCAGCTCCCGCGCGCGGATTACATCGCGCCGATTGCGCCGCAGACGTGGCATTTCCGGCAGTCGGTGGATTACTCGGTCACGGCGAACAAGGGCATCCTCGACTACGCGTCGCGCCACCGCGCACAACTGCTCTGGAACTTTTACAAGATGGGCCGCGATGCCATCGCCCGCGGCAAGGGCGACTCGTGGACCATCACGCCCAGGCGCGTCGAGGCCGCGAAGGCCGCGCGCGCCGGCGGCCCTCGCGCGTCGGGCGCGGAGGAGTTCGAGAAATCCTTCCGCGCGCCCGCGCAGCGCGACGCCCGCGCCTATGTGGTCCCGTCGAGCCAGGGCGACTTCCCAACGGCCACGAAGTTCATCAACGCCCTCATCGAGACCGGCGTGAAGGTGCAGCGCGCGGCGAAGCCGTTCGACGTGGCGGGCAGGTCGTATCCCGCCGGCAGCTACGTCGTGCCGTGCGCCCAGGCGTTTCGCGCGCACGTGGTGGATTTGTTCGAGCCGCAGGATCATCCGAACGACTTCGCGTATCCCGGCGCGCCGCCGACGCCGCCCTACGACAGCGCGGGCTGGACGCTTGCGTTCCAGATGGGCGTGAAGTTTGACCGCGTGTTCGAGGAGGTGGACGGACTTTTCGAGCCGCTCGACGACGTGGTGCCGCCGCCGCCCGCGCCGGTGCTCGACGAGAAGGGCGCAGTCGGATTCTTCCTGCACATGCGGGCGAACGATTCCATCCGCGCCGTGAACCGGCTGCTCGCCGCGGGCGAGGAAGTGCGGCGGCTCCGCGAACCCTTCACGGCGGAGGGCTTCCGGCATCCGGCCGGGATGTTTTTCATCACGCGACGCGACTCGACGCAGCCGTTGCTGCAAAAGACCGCGCGCGAACTCGGCACACGCTTCACCGGCAGCAAGGAGGCGCCCGCCAGCGAGGCCGTCCTTCTGCGCCCGCCGCGCATCGCGTTGTGGGACCGCTACGGCGGCTCGATGCCGAGCGGGTGGACGCGGTGGATTCTCGAGCAGTTCGAGTTTCCGTTCAAAGTGGTGTTCCCGCCCGAACTGGATGCGGGCGGGTTGGGGGAGAAGTTTGACGTGCTCGTGCTTGTGGACGGCGCCATGCCGGGTTTCGCGGGAACGGCCGGCTCGAACACAAATCGCGCGACAGCACCGGCCGCGACGGGCGACGCGCAACCGCCGGACACGGGCGGCTCGCTCAGCGAGCAGAGCATCCCGGCGGAGTTTCGCGGCCGGCGCGGCAGCATCACCACCACGCGAACGGTGCCGCAGTTGAAGAGGTTTCTCGAGGACGGCGGGACGATTCTCGCCATCGGCAGCTCGACGCGTCTGGCGCGCGACCTCGGCCTTCCGGTGCGGAATCACCTCGCTGAGAAACGCGACGACGGCCGCGAGGTCGCGCTCACGCGAGAGAAGTTCTTCGTGCCCGGCTCGGTGCTCGAAGCGCGGCTCGACACGACGCACCCGCTCACGTGGGGCATGGAGGAGCGCGTGGACATGATGTTCGTGCAAAGCCCCGTGATGAAGCTTGACGACGGCGCGTCCGCGGGCGGCCTGCGGCGCGTCGCGTGGTTTGACAGCGCGGCGCCGCTGCGCAGCGGCTGGGCGTGGGGGCAGCAGCACTTGAAGGACGGTGTGGCCGTGGCCGAGGCGCGCGTGGGCAGGGGCCGGCTCGTGCTCTACGGACCGGAGGTGCTCTTCCGCGCGCAACCGCACGGCACCTTCAAGCTGGTGTTCAACGGTCTGATCGGCTCGGTGATGGACGGGGGAGATTGA
- a CDS encoding tetratricopeptide repeat protein — protein sequence MRNAGSGMRNGGRPATHVEAPMNSNIERCERALAKFPDNAMARFSLGKAHFDLGDFEAARGQFALALAAKPDWMAVAILLGKCEQALGNKPAAKETFERALKLAIAQHHEGPQAELEQLLAESGAA from the coding sequence ATGCGGAATGCGGGCTCCGGAATGCGAAACGGAGGGAGACCCGCGACGCACGTTGAAGCTCCGATGAATTCCAACATCGAACGCTGCGAGCGGGCGCTCGCGAAGTTCCCGGACAACGCGATGGCGCGCTTCAGCCTCGGCAAGGCGCACTTTGATCTCGGCGACTTCGAAGCAGCCCGCGGGCAATTCGCCCTCGCGCTCGCGGCCAAGCCTGACTGGATGGCCGTCGCCATCCTGCTCGGCAAATGCGAGCAAGCCCTCGGGAACAAGCCTGCCGCGAAAGAGACATTCGAGCGCGCGCTCAAGCTCGCCATCGCGCAGCATCACGAGGGGCCGCAGGCCGAATTGGAGCAACTGCTGGCGGAATCCGGCGCGGCGTGA
- a CDS encoding SDR family NAD(P)-dependent oxidoreductase codes for MNKHAVVTGAGSGVGQATALALVKEGWRVAILGRRRGALDATVKRAGRLGPRLLVCPCDIGDVAAVQRMAKSVLKKFGTVEVLVNAAGTNIPNRSLAVLSLEDYHAVIDANLHGSYYCAQAFLPQMRARRSGTIVNIVSDAGRQASPKSGPAYVVSKFGQAGLTQSINAEERKNGIRACSVFPGDIDTPLLDKRPVVPDAAARAVMMKSEDVAACALLAINIPPRALVEEILVRPA; via the coding sequence ATGAACAAACACGCCGTCGTCACCGGGGCCGGCAGCGGAGTCGGCCAAGCCACCGCGCTCGCGCTCGTGAAAGAAGGCTGGCGCGTCGCCATCCTCGGCCGCCGCCGCGGCGCGCTCGACGCCACCGTGAAACGCGCGGGCCGGCTCGGCCCGCGGCTGCTGGTCTGCCCGTGCGACATCGGTGACGTCGCGGCGGTGCAGCGGATGGCGAAGTCGGTCTTGAAGAAATTCGGCACCGTCGAGGTGCTGGTGAACGCGGCCGGCACGAACATCCCGAACCGCTCGCTCGCCGTGCTTTCGCTCGAGGACTATCACGCTGTGATCGATGCGAACCTGCACGGCTCCTACTACTGCGCGCAGGCGTTTCTGCCGCAGATGCGCGCCCGGCGCAGCGGCACCATCGTCAACATCGTCTCCGACGCGGGCCGGCAGGCGAGCCCGAAGAGCGGCCCGGCCTACGTGGTCTCCAAGTTTGGCCAGGCCGGACTCACGCAGTCCATCAACGCCGAGGAGCGCAAGAACGGCATCCGCGCCTGCTCGGTGTTTCCCGGCGACATCGACACGCCGCTGCTCGACAAGCGCCCCGTGGTGCCCGACGCCGCGGCGCGGGCGGTGATGATGAAGTCCGAGGACGTCGCCGCCTGCGCGCTGCTGGCCATCAACATCCCCCCGCGCGCGCTGGTGGAGGAGATCCTTGTGCGGCCGGCGTGA
- a CDS encoding CofH family radical SAM protein, which translates to MKHEPPSDALLQKVWDGGRVSAAEARQLYGLPLDDLGLLADRRRQSLRAAAHGGRGNDIVTYIVDRNVNYTNVCNVYCKFCAFYRTEKDDDSYVITLDEMDRKIAETVALGGTQILMQGGHHPKLTKQWYLDLLSHIRAKWPQVNVHGFSPSEIVAFSGFFNEPVETVLKDFVAAGLGSLPGGGGEILVDRVRDRIAPLKASTADWMGVMDTAHRLGLATTVTMMFGHVETVEDRIEHLDVVRAQQDESLGRLPVAGCRLPMERAAAFANALESGAMKGGAFTAFIAWTFQPENAVLKAPTVGAHEYLRMQALSRIYLDNIPSIQSSWVTQGPDIGQVALKSGANDLGSIMIEENVVSAAGTTFRMGVADMQRLIRDLGYEPRQRDNWYRLLN; encoded by the coding sequence GTGAAGCACGAGCCGCCTTCCGACGCCTTGCTCCAGAAAGTCTGGGACGGCGGCCGCGTCTCGGCAGCCGAGGCGCGTCAACTCTACGGCCTTCCCCTGGACGACCTCGGCCTGCTCGCAGACCGCCGGCGCCAATCGCTCCGCGCCGCGGCGCACGGCGGGCGCGGCAACGACATCGTCACCTACATCGTGGACCGCAACGTCAACTACACGAACGTCTGCAATGTCTACTGCAAGTTCTGCGCGTTCTACCGGACGGAGAAGGACGACGACTCCTACGTCATTACGCTCGACGAGATGGACCGCAAGATCGCCGAGACCGTCGCGCTCGGCGGCACGCAGATTCTCATGCAAGGCGGGCATCATCCGAAGCTCACCAAGCAGTGGTATCTGGACCTGCTTTCACACATCCGCGCGAAGTGGCCGCAGGTCAACGTCCACGGCTTCAGCCCGAGCGAGATCGTCGCGTTCTCCGGATTCTTCAACGAGCCGGTCGAAACGGTGCTGAAGGACTTCGTCGCCGCCGGGCTCGGCAGCCTGCCCGGTGGCGGCGGCGAAATCCTCGTGGACCGCGTGCGCGACCGCATCGCGCCGCTCAAGGCCAGCACGGCCGACTGGATGGGCGTGATGGACACGGCGCACCGCCTCGGTCTCGCGACGACGGTCACGATGATGTTCGGTCACGTGGAGACCGTCGAGGACCGCATCGAACACCTCGACGTTGTGCGGGCGCAGCAGGACGAGTCATTGGGGAGATTGCCGGTTGCCGGTTGCCGATTGCCGATGGAACGCGCCGCGGCCTTTGCAAACGCGCTTGAATCCGGCGCGATGAAGGGCGGCGCGTTCACGGCGTTCATCGCGTGGACGTTCCAGCCGGAGAACGCGGTGCTCAAGGCGCCGACGGTCGGCGCGCACGAGTATCTGCGCATGCAGGCGCTCTCGCGCATCTACCTCGACAACATCCCGAGCATCCAGAGCTCGTGGGTCACGCAGGGGCCCGACATCGGGCAGGTCGCGTTGAAGTCCGGCGCGAACGACCTCGGCAGCATCATGATCGAGGAAAACGTGGTGAGCGCGGCGGGCACGACCTTCCGCATGGGCGTGGCCGACATGCAGCGGCTCATCCGCGACCTCGGCTACGAGCCGCGCCAGCGCGACAACTGGTACCGGCTGCTGAACTGA
- a CDS encoding menaquinone biosynthesis protein → MNKPEGQPGLRLAPRESMEATAQRVEREKRAGQARRERELAGASPVLGRIGSVHYLNAVPLTRGIEDRIVLTTPSRLGELLEKGELDAALVSVTFPLLNDGFDLLDGIAVASLGEVKSVLLAHKKPLEELTEIHCDTASLTSVNLLRVLLAERGLRPEFRPLRSYDDAQTHTATLIIGDRAIEFLRRPHEHAILDLGTAWFEATKLPFVYAVWALRRGVDTGEIRRTLREARDFGLDTLDHIIRVRTEFDLEFRKDYLGWHIHYHLGAEERRGLAVFIELMRKHGIGPVFEPRFVP, encoded by the coding sequence ATGAACAAGCCGGAGGGACAGCCAGGTCTCCGCCTCGCACCGCGCGAATCCATGGAAGCCACGGCGCAGCGTGTGGAGCGGGAGAAGCGCGCCGGGCAAGCCCGGCGTGAGCGCGAGCTGGCCGGGGCATCTCCCGTGTTGGGGCGCATCGGCTCCGTGCATTACCTCAACGCCGTCCCGCTGACGCGCGGCATCGAGGACAGGATCGTGCTGACGACACCGTCCCGGCTTGGCGAGTTGCTTGAGAAGGGCGAACTCGACGCGGCGCTTGTCAGCGTCACGTTTCCCCTGCTCAACGACGGTTTCGACCTCCTCGACGGCATCGCGGTGGCGTCGCTCGGCGAGGTGAAGAGCGTTCTCCTCGCGCACAAGAAGCCGCTGGAAGAGTTGACCGAGATCCATTGCGACACCGCATCGCTCACGAGCGTGAACCTGCTGCGCGTGCTGCTGGCCGAGCGCGGTTTGCGGCCGGAGTTCCGCCCGCTGCGGAGCTACGACGACGCTCAAACCCACACCGCGACGCTGATCATCGGCGACAGGGCCATCGAGTTTCTGCGCCGTCCGCACGAGCACGCGATCCTCGACCTTGGCACGGCGTGGTTCGAAGCGACAAAACTGCCGTTCGTGTATGCGGTGTGGGCGTTGCGGCGGGGCGTGGACACGGGTGAGATTCGCCGGACACTTCGCGAGGCGCGCGACTTCGGGCTCGACACGCTCGATCACATCATTCGCGTCCGGACGGAATTCGACCTTGAATTCCGCAAAGACTACCTCGGCTGGCACATCCACTATCATCTCGGCGCGGAGGAACGGCGCGGGTTGGCGGTGTTCATCGAGCTCATGCGCAAGCACGGCATCGGGCCGGTCTTCGAGCCGCGGTTTGTGCCGTGA